GACGAGGCTGTTGTCAAGCCACTGACATTTCTTAGCGCTTCGCTCAAATCAGTTGCTCGTTGGTCTTCAATTACTTGTTCAGGAACAACTTGGATTGATGCTGGAACATTCAGTCTTGGCGTATCTGTCCTCGTGCCGATCGCTGCTTCTGGAACTCGGTAATCATCTGTGGGATCATCTCGCTCGCCCGTCACTAAAATCTCAATCTGGTCTGTAGCCTCTGGCGGTGCTGTCGCTTCACCTAGTTTGGCTGGAGTAGTATTTATGCTCAGTACAACTCCTGATCCACCCGGAACTACTTTTGCTGTCGGTACAGCTTGCATACCAGCGATCGCAACTCGAATACTGTTAGTCGCTTGCTGCGTCACTGTAACAGTACTAATCCCCGTAGCTGGATTATCAGCGCGAAAGGCTTGGCTATCTGGTAGTCGTAATTGAGCATTAATGACGTGGGCAATCAAAGTATTGCCGTCGCTGGTTGTCAAGACCTGGAGTGGCTGACCGCTAGGAGTCTGCAAAATCACCTCTAAGCCTGTAGCTGTCGGATTGAAACGGACTGCTGTAACAGGGATGACATCTGCCCAAACAGGTTGAGCAGCGATCGCCACTACTGATCCGGTAAGCCAAAGTCCATGAAATAGTTGCAGTTGCTTCACAATCTCTCTTTTGACACGAAAAACTTGCTGAGCGGCAAATTAATTCCACGCTCTCTCAAGCTGAATTAAGAAAGCTTCTCAAGAAGTATATGTTGCACAGCCGCTATTTTGACGACTGCACCGCGTTTCAAACGGATTTTTTCGCGTCTTAACCGGATTTTTTACACTTAACTGATTGCCTGTTTCAACCTTGCTGTCGTGTAAGACTTAGGGTTAATCCCAAATTTTTTTCTGAAAGCAGCAGCAAAACTACTACGGTTGGCATAGCCAATAGTACGCGCTACTTCTTCAACATTCATCCGCCTTTCTTGCAGCAACTGTTGTGCTTGTTCCATCCGGTAGTCGTGCAAGTAGCCAAACACAGTCGTACCAAAAACTTGCCGAAAGCCTAACTTGAGCTTGAAGTCATTCAGCCCTACTTGCCGTGCCAAAGTCATTAAAGATGGCGGATTATCTAGATTCTGTATTAATATTTCTTTGGCTTGATAGATGCGATCAATGTCATCTGGTCGCAGGCTTTGGAGCTGACTAGGTGCTTGATGATTGGCGATCGCTTGTTCTAATTGCAAAGCCAATAGCTCCAAAACTTTCCCTTCTAGATACATCTGTCTAGTTATCCCCTGATAAGGACAGTGCAAAATTTGCTGTAGGACTTGTTGCATAACTAAACTTGTTGTTCCCAGATGCAAGTAAGGCTGCTCGTCACCCCCCGCTACAATCCGCCATAAATTTGGTGGAATCCGCTCTGATTTGTCTTCGATAAATGATTTGAAGATGTCAAGTTCTATATGAATATCAACTTCAATAAATCGTTTTAGCGCCGGACATTCCAATGACATTTTAGGCGCTAAGCTCCCCAGTAAGTAGCTTTCTCCAGCACCTAGGTGATCGCTGTTTAGCCAATAATTTCCAGCAATATTAAAGACCAATTCCAAATCTGACTTATAGGGCTGTAGCTTCAGCAAAAGCCGCTCCCGATATTCATAATCATGAATTACAATTGATATCCCACTGCGAAGATTTATCAACCTCCTGTATCCGTTGCCAAGCCAATAAGGATACTCTAAAATCACGTCGGAGTTGCCTAAGCAAGATAAATCACGACTATTTTGTTCTGCTTCCTCCCACAATTCCTGTATATCTTTACTTAATAGTATTATCGTCATTTTTACTCCGTGCAGATGCTTTTATTAATAGCAACTATATCTTAGATGCTTTAATGATAAAATATATCATTAATTTAGGAAACCAACAGGTACTTTTATCTCACATCTTGCACTAACCGCCAACAGGCTAAAGCCTGCGGCTACACAAACCAAATCTGCCTGTGCAGACTACGGAAAATTAAGGGTTTTGGAGCCTGCGGAGGCAGGCTTTGCCTGTGTAGCTCCAGGTTTCAACCTGTGAGCTACACTCGTGCAAGATCTGAATTTATGTTTTGTTTTCATTTGCCCCACAAAAAAAGGCTCAATCGGGATT
This window of the Chroococcidiopsis sp. CCMEE 29 genome carries:
- a CDS encoding AraC family transcriptional regulator; its protein translation is MTIILLSKDIQELWEEAEQNSRDLSCLGNSDVILEYPYWLGNGYRRLINLRSGISIVIHDYEYRERLLLKLQPYKSDLELVFNIAGNYWLNSDHLGAGESYLLGSLAPKMSLECPALKRFIEVDIHIELDIFKSFIEDKSERIPPNLWRIVAGGDEQPYLHLGTTSLVMQQVLQQILHCPYQGITRQMYLEGKVLELLALQLEQAIANHQAPSQLQSLRPDDIDRIYQAKEILIQNLDNPPSLMTLARQVGLNDFKLKLGFRQVFGTTVFGYLHDYRMEQAQQLLQERRMNVEEVARTIGYANRSSFAAAFRKKFGINPKSYTTARLKQAIS